A genome region from Cannabis sativa cultivar Pink pepper isolate KNU-18-1 unplaced genomic scaffold, ASM2916894v1 Contig7, whole genome shotgun sequence includes the following:
- the LOC115717902 gene encoding glycosyltransferase family 92 protein At1g27200-like produces MAGFSHSAIQSKDLCNWMMFVDVDEFIYSPSWFNFSKPSKSMLQFLLPTFSPSAKPNYIGQISIRCNEFGPSSQRSHPPEGVTQGYTCRRSVEQRHKFIVLLDAANASLLDFQHSLLNAIHHFKMKDRYKTVTMSLKRAVVNHFKYQAWSEFQNKFRRRVSTYVVDWKEKANLASNDRTPGLGFEAVEPKAWDQKFCEVKDERLKSVTRKWFGSPTSDGYKLVWQT; encoded by the exons ATGGCAGGGTTCTCCCACAGCGCAATCCAGAGTAAGGATTTGTGCAATTGGATGATGTTCGTTGATGTGGATGAATTCATTTACTCACCATCATGGTTCAATTTCTCAAAACCATCTAAATCAATGTTACAATTTCTACTCCCAACATTCTCACCATCTGCTAAACCTAATTATATTGGTCAAATCTCTATTAGATGTAACGAATTCGGTCCATCTAGCCAACGGTCCCACCCACCAGAGGGTGTGACTCAAGGGTACACGTGTCGAAGATCTGTGGAGCAGAGACACAAGTTTATTGTGCTACTGGATGCAGCGAATGCctccctgttgg atttccaacactcccTACTCAATGCAATTCACCATTTTAAAATGAAGGATCGGTACAAGACTGTGACAATGAGCCTGAAGAGAGCTGTGGTGAACCACTTCAAGTACCAAGCTTGGAGTGAGTTTCAGAACAAGTTTAGGAGAAGGGTTTCAACATACGTTGTTGATTGGAAGGAGAAGGCTAATCTAGCCTCCAATGATCGGACACCTGGGTTAGGGTTCGAGGCCGTGGAGCCAAAAGCTTGGGACCAAAAGTTTTGTGAGGTTAAGGATGAGAGGTTGAAATCGGTTACTCGAAAATGGTTTGGATCTCCAACATCAGATGGCTATAAATTGGTTTGGCAGACATGA